Proteins encoded together in one Hevea brasiliensis isolate MT/VB/25A 57/8 chromosome 16, ASM3005281v1, whole genome shotgun sequence window:
- the LOC110640889 gene encoding LOW QUALITY PROTEIN: F-box/kelch-repeat protein At1g22040 (The sequence of the model RefSeq protein was modified relative to this genomic sequence to represent the inferred CDS: inserted 1 base in 1 codon) gives MGAILSLASNKSTTSQFHEVLCDASCKRQRXSLSFDEKRPRLIPSLPDELSIQILARIPRTYYFNLRLVSQKWKETIMSHELFKLRKELGLKEEWLYVLTKVEEEFSWHALDPLSRKWQRLPPMPNLLSEESRNGSSGLWLWNIVGPRIKIHEIIRSWLGKNHTSDHMPFCGCAIGAVDGCLYVLGGFFRASTVSCVWRYDPILNRWSEITPMSTGRAYCKTSILNNKLYVVGGVTQFRGGLVPLQSAEVFDPHTDTWSEVPSMPFSKSQQFPNAFWSDLLKPIATGMTSYMGRLCVPQSLYSWPFFVDAGGEIYDPETNSWAEMPTGMGEGWPARQAGTKLSIVVEGELYSYDPSSSRDSGKIKVYDHREDAWKVVIGKVPFYDSADSETPHLLAGFHGKIHVITKDSNHKVVVMQASLRDNLDSSPLSSASHFVGSSHEHFSSLAESETVVWKVVANRNIGSAELVSCQVLDI, from the exons ATGGGGGCTATTTTGAGTTTGGCAAGTAACAAGAGTACCACCAGCCAGTTTCATGAGGTCTTATGTGATGCCAGCTGCAAGAGGCAAA GATCCTTGAGCTTTGATGAGAAGCGCCCAAGACTGATTCCAAGTCTTCCAGATGAGTTGTCAATCCAGATTCTTGCTAGAATTCCCAGGACTTACTACTTCAATCTAAGGTTGGTGTCACAAAAGTGGAAGGAAACTATTATGAGCCATGAGCTGTTTAAATTGAGAAAAGAACTTGGATTGAAAGAAGAGTGGTTGTATGTATTGACtaaagttgaagaggaattttcATGGCATGCTTTGGATCCTTTGTCAAGAAAATGGCAGAGGTTGCCTCCAATGCCCAATCTTTTATCAGAAGAATCTAGGAATGGCTCTTCTGGGCTTTGGTTGTGGAACATTGTGGGGCCACGCattaaaattcatgaaattataaGGAGTTGGCTTGGGAAAAACCATACATCGGATCATATGCCATTTTGCGGTTGTGCCATTGGTGCTGTTGATGGCTGCCTCTATGTTCTTGGAGGATTTTTTAGAGCTTCAACCGTGAGTTGTGTCTGGCGATATGATCCAATCCTAAATAGATGGAGTGAGATCACTCCCATGTCTACAGGGAGGGCTTATTGCAAGACTAGCATTTTGAACAACAAGCTATATGTTGTTGGAGGGGTTACTCAGTTTCGAGGGGGATTAGTTCCTCTGCAATCTGCTGAAGTTTTTGATCCTCACACAGATACATGGTCTGAAGTTCCAAGCATGccattctcaaaatctcaacagTTCCCCAATGCCTTTTGGTCAGACTTGCTAAAGCCTATTGCCACTGGGATGACTTCATACATGGGAAGATTATGTGTGCCTCAAAGTCTATACTCATGGCCCTTCTTTGTTGATGCTGGGGGAGAAATTTATGATCCTGAAACCAATTCGTGGGCTGAAATGCCAACTGGCATGGGAGAAGGTTGGCCTGCACGTCAGGCAGGTACAAAGTTGAGCATTGTGGTAGAAGGTGAACTATATTCATATGATCCCTCTAGTTCTCGAGACAGTGGTAAGATCAAGGTGTATGATCACAGAGAAGATGCTTGGAAAGTTGTTATAGGAAAAGTTCCTTTTTATGATTCTGCAGATTCAGAAACTCCACATCTGCTTGCTGGTTTTCATGGAAAGATTCATGTCATCACAAAAGATTCCAATCATAAAGTTGTAGTTATGCAGGCTAGCCTTCGTGATAATTTGGACTCTTCACCATTGAGCTCAGCTTCTCATTTTGTTGGCTCCTCACATGAGCATTTTTCCTCACTGGCTGAATCAGAAACAGTTGTCTGGAAGGTCGTTGCCAATAGAAATATTGGATCTGCTGAACTTGTCAGTTGTCAAGTTCTTGATATTTAA